One Candidatus Paceibacterota bacterium genomic region harbors:
- a CDS encoding DNA-directed RNA polymerase subunit beta, with the protein MSIRPQKYFSAFKAPLAELPNLVEGQITSYKWLLEQGLKEVFAEFSNIKDYSEKKFELDFTGFELSAPKYDEFFAKSNKMTYEAPLKVKVLLKNKMLASSKEQEIFMADFPLMTDHGTFIINGIERTIVPQLARSFGVFFTSEEIKGKQHFGAKIIPARGAWVEMESDADTSIHVRIDRKRKFPVTSLFRVLGVKTDKELIDLFKDIPNAKGYIEATIAKDHAKTVDESYVEIYKRLRDGDLATVENAREFINGIFSKERYDLSRVGRFRFNKRFGKSMEEKEMTRGTLSIDDLVIIVAQIIELNSNGEAVADDIDHLGSRRVRYVGELIQQKIRVGMTQIKRNIQNRMSTIDADATLPVQFISPRPLQARIKEFFTTNQLSQFMSQENVLAELEHLRMVSALGPGGLSRERAGYEVRDVHPSHYGRLCPIHTPEGQNIGLVLHLSTYARTNEFGMIETPYVKVTKGKVTKEVTYMNALEEEGFTIAHAATKYDKEGKILEEQVEVRIKGKPGMVTPDQVHYMDVASNQAFSIATSMIPFLNHDDANRALMGSNMQKQGTPCIIPEAPVVATGIEGKAALDTGRIVVAPENGTISHVDARKVVFKNEKGKETEYPLVSFSRTNQFTAFHQRPVVDLGQKVKKGAVLVDTSTSDGGQMALGQNALVAFMAWSGANYEDAIIVSERLVKESKFTSIHIEEFVVNVRDTKLGPEVTTHDIPNVGEGRLKNLDEDGIVRIGAEVHPGDIIVGKITPKGETQLTPEERLLRSIFGEKSRDVKDTSKRLENGKRGRIISVKVFSREKGDKLESGIIKRIHVEIAQLRSVSVGDKLAGRHGNKGVISRILPVEDMPYMADGTPIDVILTPLGVPSRMNLGQILELHLGLAAHTLNYQAVVPPFAGATDKEIKEELKLAGFNENGKMKLFDGRTGQSFDQDIAVGYMYILKLHHMVEDKIHMRSIGPYSLITQQPLGGKAQGGGQRFGEMEVWALSGHGAAHTLREVLTIKSDDIVGRSATFDAIVKGHEIKEPNAPASFSVLLNNLRGLALDVELEKNHSEVDITSDDQTI; encoded by the coding sequence ATGTCTATTCGCCCCCAAAAATATTTCTCAGCGTTTAAAGCTCCGCTCGCCGAGCTTCCCAATTTAGTAGAAGGACAGATCACCTCATATAAATGGCTCCTCGAACAAGGTCTGAAAGAAGTCTTTGCGGAATTTTCTAATATCAAAGATTATTCAGAAAAAAAGTTTGAGCTTGATTTTACCGGCTTCGAGCTTTCTGCCCCAAAGTATGATGAGTTTTTTGCCAAGAGTAATAAGATGACCTATGAGGCTCCTCTCAAAGTCAAAGTGCTTCTCAAAAACAAAATGCTCGCCAGCTCAAAGGAACAGGAGATCTTCATGGCAGATTTTCCTCTGATGACTGACCACGGCACCTTCATCATTAACGGTATTGAAAGGACAATTGTACCCCAACTCGCGCGATCGTTTGGGGTCTTTTTTACATCTGAGGAAATCAAGGGCAAGCAGCATTTCGGGGCGAAAATTATTCCAGCTCGAGGGGCTTGGGTAGAAATGGAGAGCGATGCCGACACCTCTATCCATGTACGCATTGACCGTAAACGAAAATTTCCAGTCACCTCTCTTTTCCGAGTCCTCGGAGTCAAGACTGACAAGGAGCTCATTGATCTTTTCAAAGATATTCCAAACGCCAAGGGTTATATAGAGGCGACCATCGCCAAAGACCATGCCAAAACTGTAGACGAATCATACGTGGAAATCTACAAGCGTCTTCGCGATGGCGATCTCGCTACAGTTGAAAACGCTCGAGAATTTATCAACGGCATCTTCAGCAAAGAACGCTACGACCTCTCCCGTGTCGGCCGTTTTCGTTTCAACAAGCGCTTCGGCAAATCCATGGAGGAAAAAGAAATGACTCGAGGCACTCTTTCCATAGACGATCTCGTCATTATTGTTGCTCAGATTATCGAGCTCAATAGCAATGGAGAAGCCGTGGCGGATGATATTGATCACCTTGGCTCACGCCGGGTGCGCTATGTCGGCGAGCTTATCCAGCAGAAAATCCGTGTCGGTATGACTCAGATCAAACGAAATATTCAAAACCGCATGTCTACTATTGATGCGGATGCCACTTTGCCTGTCCAGTTTATTTCGCCAAGACCTCTCCAGGCTCGTATCAAAGAATTTTTTACTACCAACCAGCTTTCACAATTTATGAGTCAGGAAAATGTACTGGCTGAGCTCGAGCACCTTCGAATGGTTTCTGCTCTCGGTCCTGGCGGGCTTTCTCGAGAACGTGCCGGCTACGAGGTGCGCGATGTGCACCCATCTCACTATGGTCGTCTTTGTCCTATCCATACCCCAGAAGGTCAAAATATCGGTCTCGTGCTTCACCTTTCTACATATGCTCGTACCAATGAATTTGGCATGATTGAAACTCCTTATGTCAAAGTGACAAAGGGTAAGGTGACAAAGGAAGTCACTTATATGAACGCCCTCGAAGAAGAAGGCTTCACGATTGCCCATGCTGCTACCAAATACGATAAAGAAGGTAAAATCCTCGAAGAGCAAGTAGAAGTACGCATCAAAGGCAAGCCAGGCATGGTCACTCCAGATCAAGTCCACTACATGGATGTAGCCAGCAACCAAGCCTTTTCTATCGCTACTTCTATGATTCCTTTCCTCAACCATGACGACGCCAACCGAGCACTCATGGGTTCCAACATGCAGAAACAGGGGACACCTTGTATCATTCCTGAGGCTCCAGTGGTGGCTACTGGTATCGAAGGCAAAGCCGCTCTAGACACAGGCCGTATCGTTGTGGCGCCCGAAAATGGTACTATTTCTCACGTAGATGCCCGCAAGGTTGTTTTCAAAAATGAAAAAGGCAAAGAGACAGAATATCCACTCGTATCCTTTAGCCGAACAAACCAGTTTACGGCTTTCCATCAACGACCCGTGGTTGACCTTGGACAAAAAGTGAAAAAAGGCGCCGTCCTTGTTGACACCTCTACTTCTGATGGTGGCCAGATGGCTCTCGGCCAAAATGCACTCGTGGCTTTCATGGCCTGGTCAGGTGCCAACTACGAAGACGCCATCATTGTTTCTGAGCGACTTGTCAAAGAAAGTAAATTTACCTCTATTCATATTGAAGAATTTGTGGTCAATGTCCGCGACACAAAGCTAGGACCTGAAGTGACTACGCATGATATTCCAAATGTCGGTGAAGGTCGTCTCAAAAACCTCGACGAAGACGGCATTGTCCGTATCGGTGCCGAAGTGCATCCTGGAGATATTATTGTCGGAAAAATTACTCCCAAAGGCGAGACTCAGCTCACTCCCGAAGAGCGTCTGCTCCGATCTATCTTTGGAGAAAAATCTCGTGACGTCAAAGATACTTCAAAACGTCTTGAAAATGGAAAGCGCGGACGCATCATTTCTGTCAAAGTCTTTTCACGCGAAAAAGGGGACAAGCTCGAGTCTGGCATCATCAAACGTATTCACGTAGAGATCGCTCAACTTCGTAGCGTCTCGGTGGGTGACAAGCTCGCCGGCCGCCACGGCAACAAAGGTGTTATTTCCCGTATTTTACCAGTAGAAGATATGCCTTATATGGCAGACGGTACGCCTATTGACGTTATTTTGACTCCGCTTGGGGTGCCATCTCGTATGAACCTAGGACAGATTCTTGAGCTTCACCTCGGTCTCGCTGCTCACACCCTCAACTATCAAGCCGTGGTGCCTCCGTTTGCCGGAGCAACTGATAAAGAAATCAAAGAAGAGCTCAAGCTCGCCGGCTTCAATGAAAACGGCAAGATGAAACTTTTTGACGGTCGCACAGGTCAGTCGTTTGATCAGGATATTGCTGTTGGATACATGTACATTTTGAAACTTCACCACATGGTTGAAGACAAGATCCACATGCGCTCTATCGGACCTTACTCTCTCATTACGCAGCAGCCACTTGGAGGAAAAGCTCAAGGGGGAGGTCAGCGCTTTGGAGAAATGGAAGTCTGGGCTTTGTCTGGCCACGGCGCAGCACACACTTTGCGCGAAGTTTTGACTATCAAGTCTGACGATATTGTTGGACGTTCAGCTACCTTCGACGCCATCGTCAAAGGGCATGAGATCAAAGAGCCAAACGCTCCCGCATCCTTTAGTGTGCTCTTGAATAATCTCCGTGGTCTTGCTCTTGATGTCGAGCTTGAAAAAAATCATTCCGAAGTGGATATTACCAGTGATGATCAAACAATCTAA